One part of the Augochlora pura isolate Apur16 chromosome 3, APUR_v2.2.1, whole genome shotgun sequence genome encodes these proteins:
- the Mbc gene encoding dedicator of cytokinesis protein myoblast city isoform X3, whose amino-acid sequence MRMTMAWVKVKGHLGVAIDNFAHESPHTIQLTVGEVVHISAECGDWYCGRSKINGTSGIFPKSYIHIIEESKSKDCLIHEITNVLREWGHHWKHLYVIHSEHFLNIKQQLLELIEYRSKILSGTLTVDELKDMKRLATARIDTGNQLLGLDMVVRDDQGNVLNPEETSTIQLYYHHETAAERIRKAANDMKKKPSKPQTPVYSHIFFVSVRNFVCKMTEDVELLLTLYDGREMKAITENYVVSWSKEGLARDIDQLHNLRVLFTDLGSRDLARDKVYLACYVIRVGGMEAKDVDHRRSSVAQTHQKSRSAENMRRPFGVAAMDITLYVTGKLEGDSDHHHFIPFVQCCEKESLDGTLRRILSQKEVSIQKSGNCNSSSFTGGQGLWASMKLLRGDPKQVRDENPHLVLGNVAIARKMGFPEVILPGDVRNDLYLTLISGEFNKGSKSTDKNVEVTVKVCNEFGTAIPGVMTLGGGASPIDEYRSVIYYHEDKPRWCETFKIAIPIEEFKQAHLKFTFKHRSSNEAKDKSEKPFALSYVKLMQRNGTTLRDIQHELLVYKLDQKKYEEIDISYLKLPSTRGELVELNVEKKPTLGALTLSSKDSFLIATNICSTKLTQNIDLLGLLNWASHNTDLKESLDALMKVDGEEVVKFLQDVLDALFNILMSNSDSDVYDDMVFECLLFIIGLVSDRKYQHFQPVLDLYISESFSATLAYKKLIAVLRKRIDNACNNDGQERDILLKTMKSLQYCMRFVVESRLLFTELNQDEEEFSQTLTELLKSIVELMRHETDSTLLVQGACLKYLPTTIPHLLRVYSGKQLSTILTDLLVTLPTGRLTKQKMMTVNDIVHSPLFLNAECRAILLPRITILVRDLLEAKEEVELCVRILSDILELTFRKDIGSTMQDVKEIMLTALRTIIQTVISMDRENSLVGNLVSVMLAIFRQMTQQHYEIYINHFGTKFDLLDFLMEILLVFKDLVSRSVFPNDWCDMIMLQNSIILKSLRFFSGTIRDYFFTIFEQQAWSNFFHCAIAFLIQPALQLETFTSSKLNRIVLRYNDMRRETAFEIRSMWFNLGQHKILFVPALVGAILEMALIPESELRKATIPIFFDMMQCEYYSSRIVEGYGDTKRDATHIKANFTEYENEMIAKLDILVEGGRGDEQFRTLWTQVMGDHCENHSTMREQGLRFVDTISKLMERLLQYRDIIHSESQEHRMLCIVNLLEFYSDINRKEMYIRYVNKLCELHLECDNYTEAAYSLKLHSQLLAWSDQPLPPLLRSHRYLLCQTHRELKEALYNDMIDYFDKGKMWECALGVCKELVAQYEEETFDYLQLSMLLRRMAKFYDAIVKQLRPEPEYFRVAYYGRGHPAFLQNKVFIYRGREYERLSDFCSRTLNQLPNAEPMNKLGPPTSEILESNHQYVQINRVDPLMDEKRHRLSGKPITAEAVLRYHRVNDVQRFRFSRPAPKKDILLIMANSGDKERETVANNEFASLWLERTVLVTSYPLPGILRCFPVTSSETYLVSPLRNAIETMEATNSMLRDLIIAHKAEHSLPLNPLSMKLNGILDPAVMGGIDNYEKAFLNPEYRSSHPEENSDLLKLEGLIADQIPLLSVGLQLHKMRAPPELTPFHQRLEHCFTSMRSQVEAKYGKRTCDLQFETLSHTVTMRRPQTSKGDNHRLSESNITNSDCGTHSRVSSLTRSQVATFKSFASFNFNNNTPSSGAQNVNLSRNASIRSHILSTASLQKALGSPSPGTNKKKDSKRRSSRKSDSSTSNKIDQPTCQWYTTPEISQCTSSPITPLIPSFPTTPKYELRQELTPKRPLRSEIEKERRISNRLSGQSQHYLRNINNGTDSSSLGKGNRDSIGTTDSTASEDDPPPPLPVKTREADYCNLPDELPTSHCGTGSLNNLNKPLGHWSKNKLPTPTDDLDVQTKPPTPPPKPKRPPYSLNKLMFSTGDADNFSRDPSVT is encoded by the exons ATGAGAATGACAATGGCATGGGTGAAGGTTAAAGGACATCTAGGAGTGG CCATTGACAACTTTGCACACGAGTCCCCCCATACTATACAATTAACAGTTGGGGAAGTGGTACATATATCAGCAGAGTGTGGAGACTGGTACTGTGGACGAAGCAAAATTAATGGAACATCTGGGATCTTCCCAAAATcttacatacatattatagaAGAATCAAAGAGTAAGGATTGTCTGATACATGAAATTACTAATGTTTTGAGAGAATGGGGACATCATTGGAAACACTTATATGTG ATTCATTCAGAACACTTCTTAAACATAAAACAGCAActtttagaattaatagagTACAGAAGCAAAATTTTAAGTGGCACATTGACAGTGGATGAGTTGAAAGACATGAAGAGACTAGCAACAGCTAGGATCGACACTGGCAATCAGTTATTGGGTCTGGATATGGTTGTTCGAGACGATCAAGGAAATGTCCTTAATCCCGAAGAAACAAGTACAATTCAGTTGTATTATCATCATGAAACAGCTGCTGAAAGAATAAGAAAGGCAGCTAATGATATGAAAAAGAAGCCTTCAAAGCCACAAACACCTGTTTACTCACATATCTTCTTTGTTAGTGTAAGGAATTTTGTATGTAAAATGACTGAAGatgtagaattattattgacaCTGTATGATGGTCGTGAAATGAAAGCAATTACTGAAAACTATGTAGTTTCATGGAGCAAAGAAGGATTAGCCAGGGATATAGATCAACTTCATAATCTTCGAGTTCTATTTACTGACCTTGGTTCTCGTGACCTGGCCAGGGATAAGGTTTATTTAGCTTGTTATGTAATTAGGGTAGGAGGTATGGAAGCTAAAGATGTTGATCACAGACGCTCAAGTGTTGCACAGACTCATCAAAAATCTAGAAGCGCTGAAAATATGAGGAGACCTTTTGGTGTAGCAGCCATGGACATCACTCTGTATGTTACTGGCAAACTTGAAGGTGATTCAGATCACCATCATTTCATTCCATTTGTACA ATGTTGTGAGAAAGAAAGCTTAGATGGCACATTACGAAGAATTCTTTCACAAAAGGAAGTAAGCATTCAAAAAAGTGGTAACTGTAATAGTAGCAGCTTTACTGGTGGTCAGGGGCTGTGGGCTAGTATGAAGTTACTCAGAGGTGATCCAAAACAG gTACGAGATGAAAATCCTCACTTAGTACTCGGTAATGTTGCTATTGCGAGGAAGATGGGCTTTCCAGAAGTTATTTTACCGGGTGATGTGAGAAATGACTTGTATCTCACCTTAATTAGTGGTGAATTCAATAAAGGATCAAAATCTACCGACAAGAATGTGGAAGTAACG GTTAAAGTATGCAATGAATTTGGTACTGCGATACCAGGTGTTATGACCTTGGGTGGTGGAGCATCACCAATTGACGAATATCGTAGCGTCATTTACTATCACGAAGACAAGCCAAGATGGTGTGAAACTTTCAAAATTGCTATACCCATTGAGGAATTCAAGCAAGCCCACTTAAAATTCACGTTCAAACATCGTAGTTCGAATGAAGCAAAAGATAAATCGGAGAAACCTTTCGCCTTAAGTTACGTGAAATTGATGCAACGTAATGGAACTACATTGCGAGATATACAACACGAATTGCTAGTTTATAAACTAGACCAaaagaaatatgaagaaaTTGATATCTCGTATTTGAAACTTCCATCGACCAGGGGTGAATTg GTGGAACTAAACGTTGAAAAGAAACCAACTTTAGGAGCACTTACTTTGAGTAGTAAAGATAGTTTTCTCATAGCAACTAATATTTGTTCAACAAAACTGACACAAAATATAGATTTGTTGGGCTTATTGAATTGGGCATCGCATAACACAGATCTAAAAGAATCTTTAGATGCTTTAATGAAAGTCGATGGTGAAGAAGTAGTCAAGTTTTTACag GATGTTTTGGatgctttatttaatatactaatgAGTAATTCGGACAGTGATGTATACGACGATATGGTGTTTGAATGTTTGTTATTCATTATTGGTTTAGTGTCTGATAGAAAGTATCAACACTTCCAACCAGtattagatttatatatttctgagAGCTTCTCAGCAACACTCgcttacaaaaaattaattgcagtaTTACGTAAACGTATAGATAATGCCTGTAATAATGACGGACAAGAGCGTGATATACTtcttaaaacaatgaaaagcCTTCAATATTGTATGCGATTTGTCGTCGAATCTCGTCTTCTATTTACTGA GTTGAACCaagatgaagaagaatttTCTCAGACCTTAACGGAACTATTGAAATCGATAGTTGAACTTATGAGACATGAAACGGACAGTACCTTATTGGTACAAGGGGCGTGTCTTAAATATTTACCAACTACTATACCTCATTTATTACGAGTATATAGTGGAAAACAGTTGAGCACAATATTAACTGATCTGCTAGTTACTCTGCCAACAGGCAGATTAACTAAACAAAAAATGATGACAGTAAACGACATTGTTCACAGTCCCCTCTTTTTAAATGCAGAATGTAGAGCAATTTTATTGCCCAGGATTACTATTTTGGTTCGAGACTTACTGGAAGCTAAAGAAGAG GTTGAACTATGTGTCAGAATTTTATCTGACATATTGGAATTAACATTTAGGAAAGACATAGGAAGCACAATGCAGGATGTGAAAGAGATTATGCTTACAGCCTTACGAACCATTATACAAACAGTTATATCTATGGATAGAGAAAATTCTTTAGTCGGAAATCTAGTTTCAGTAATGTTAGCAATATTCAG acaAATGACTCAACAACATTATGAGATTTATATAAACCACTTTGGAACTAAGTTCGATTTGCTCGACTTCcttatggaaatattattagtgTTTAAAGATTTAGTTTCAAGAAGCGTGTTCCCGAATGATTGGTGTGACATGATTATGCTTCAAAACAGCATAATTTTGAAGTCATTGCGCTTTTTTTCTGGCACGATCAGAGATTATTTCTTTACTATTTTCGAACAGCAGGCTTGGTCGAATTTTTTCCATTGTGCAATTGCGTTCTTGATTCAGCCGGCTTTGCAGTTGGAAACGTTCACATCATCAAAACTCAATCGCATTGTTTTGCGTTACAACGATATGCGCAG agAGACAGCTTTTGAAATTCGTTCGATGTGGTTCAATTTGGGacaacataaaatattgtttgttcCTGCGTTGGTAGGAGCGATATTAGAAATGGCGTTAATTCCAGAAAGTGAATTAAGAAAGGCAACCATACCCATATTCTTTGATATGATGCAGTGCGAGTATTATAGTTCACGCATTGTCGAAGGGTACGGCGACACGAAAAGGGATGCTACTCATATAAAAGCTAATTTCACAGAATACGAGAACGAAATGATTGCGAAGTTGGATATATTG gTTGAGGGGGGAAGAGGGGATGAACAATTTCGAACTCTGTGGACTCAAGTGATGGGCGATCATTGCGAGAATCATTCAACTATGCGAGAACAAGGTTTACGTTTTGTTGATACAATATCCAAACTAATGGAGCGACTGCTGCAGTACCGCGATATCATACACTCAGAGTCTCAGGAACATAGAATGTTATGTATTGTGAACTTACTAGAATTCTACTCTGATATAAATAGGAAAGAAATGTATATCAG GTATGTAAATAAGCTTTGTGAATTGCACTTGGAGTGTGATAACTACACCGAAGCAGCATACTCATTGAAGTTGCATAGTCAACTGTTAGCATGGAGTGATCAGCCGTTACCACCCCTATTAAGATCACACAG GTACCTGTTATGTCAAACGCATCGTGAATTAAAAGAAGCCTTGTATAACGACATGATCGATTACTTTGATAAGGGTAAGATGTGGGAATGCGCACTCGGCGTGTGCAAAGAGCTTGTCGCGCAATACGAGGAAGAAACATTTGACTACCTACAGCTCTCTATGTTATTGCGACGTATGGCTAAGTTTTATGATGCCATAGTAAAACAACTGCGACCGGAACCAGAATATTTTAGAGTCGCTTATTATGGTCGCGGGCATCCTGCATTTTTACAGAACAAA GTATTTATTTACCGTGGAAGAGAGTACGAGAGACTAAGCGATTTCTGTTCGCGAACATTAAATCAGCTACCAAACGCGGAACCAATGAACAAACTGGGTCCTCCTACTTCAGAAATACTAGAATCTAATCATCAGTATGTACAAATTAATAGAGTGGATCCCCTAATGGACGAAAAAAGGCATCGACTCAGCGGGAAGCCCATAACAGCGGAAGCAGTTCTCAG ATATCACAGAGTAAACGACGTTCAACGTTTTCGATTTTCGAGGCCAGCGCCGAAGAAGgatatactattaattatgGCAAATTCTGGTGATAAAGAAAGGGAGACTGTTGCTAACAATGAATTCGCTTCACTATGGTTGGAAAGGACAGTATTAGTTACAAGTTATCCCTTGCCAGGCATTCTCAGATGCTTCCCCGTTACATCCAGCGAAACTTACTTAGTTAGCCCTCTTCGTAACGCGATAGAAACGATGGAAGCTACAAACAGTATGTTGCGAGATTTAATTATAGCGCACAAAGCGGAGCACAGTCTTCCACTTAACCCTCTCAGTATGAAATTGAATGGCATACTAGACCCAGCAGTAATGGGTGGCATAGATAACTATGAGAAAGCTTTTCTTAATCCTGAATATCGTAGTTCGCATCCAGAAGAAAATTCTGATCTTCTCAAGTTAGAAGGGTTGATTGCTGATCAGATACCGTTGTTGAGCGTTGGTTTACAATTGCATAAAATGCGCGCTCCTCCCGAATTGACACCGTTTCATCAACGACTGGAACACTGTTTCACATCCATGCGAAGTCAAGTTGAAGCAAAATACGGAAAAAGG ACTTGCGATTTACAATTTGAAACATTGTCTCATACTGTTACTATGCGAAGACCACAGACCTCAAAGGGAGATAATCACCGTTTGTCAGAGTCAAACATAACAAATTCAGA CTGTGGGACTCACTCCAGGGTATCCTCTCTTACAAGATCCCAAGTTGCAACATTCAAGTCGTTTGCatcattcaattttaacaacaatACACCGTCTTCCGGTGCTCAGAACGTCAATTTATCAAG AAACGCATCAATACGTTCACACATCTTGTCAACGGCCTCTCTGCAGAAAGCACTAGGAAGCCCAAGTCCAGGAACAAATAAGAAAAAGGATTCGAAGCGTAGAAGTTCACGGAAAAGTGACTCTTCTActtcaaacaaaattgatcAACCAACGTGTCAGTGGTACACAACACCAGAAATCTCGCAATGTACATCAAGTCCTATAACACCATTAATACCCAGTTTCCCTACAACACCTAAATACGAGCTTCGTCAAGAG TTAACACCAAAACGTCCTTTGAGatcagaaatagaaaaagagaggagaatAAGTAATCGGTTATCTGGCCAATCTCAGCATTACTTAAGGAATATAAACAACGGTACGGATTCCAGCAGTTTAGGGAAAGGTAATAGGGACAGCATTGGCACAACAGATAGCACGGCGTCCGAGGATGATCCACCGCCACCTTTACCCGTAAAAACACGCGAAGCTGATTATTGTAATCTTCCGGATGAGTTACCTACTTCCCATTGCGGAACAGGTAGCTTGAATAACTTGAACAAACCTTTAGGACATTGGTCAAAAAACAAACTTCCAACACCAACGGACGATCTTGACGTTCAGACGAAACCACCTACACCACCACCGAAACCAAAAAGACCGCCTTACAGTTTAAATAAGCTCATGTTTTCTACCGGTGATGCAGATAACTTTAGTCGTGATCCGTCCGTAACttga